Proteins from a single region of Lysinibacillus sp. JNUCC-52:
- a CDS encoding MBL fold metallo-hydrolase translates to MRFSVLASGSTGNSIYVENDNHAFIVDAGLSGKKMEQLFAKIDRNMKQLSGILVTHEHSDHIKGIGVLARKYNLPIYANAKTWQAMDGLVGEIPVEQRFEFEMETVKHFGTLAIESFAVSHDAADPMFYTFHENGRKLVIITDTGYVSDRMKGIIRGADSFVFESNHDVNMLQMGRYPWSIKRRILSDVGHVSNEDAAIAMSEVVFEKPTNIYLSHLSKDNNMKELARMSVSQTLQSCGIIAGEYVHLLDTDAEEPTKLVTV, encoded by the coding sequence ATGCGATTTAGTGTTTTAGCAAGTGGCAGTACAGGCAATTCGATTTATGTAGAGAACGATAATCATGCATTTATTGTCGATGCTGGCTTAAGTGGTAAAAAGATGGAGCAGCTCTTCGCAAAAATCGATCGCAATATGAAACAGCTAAGTGGCATTTTAGTTACGCACGAGCATAGTGATCATATTAAAGGAATTGGTGTATTAGCACGTAAATATAACTTACCGATCTATGCAAATGCAAAAACGTGGCAGGCAATGGATGGACTCGTAGGAGAAATTCCTGTAGAGCAACGCTTCGAGTTTGAAATGGAGACTGTGAAGCATTTTGGCACATTAGCAATTGAATCTTTTGCCGTTTCCCACGATGCAGCAGATCCGATGTTTTATACATTTCATGAGAATGGTCGTAAACTCGTGATTATTACCGATACGGGCTATGTTAGCGATCGGATGAAAGGTATTATTCGTGGAGCAGATTCCTTTGTGTTCGAAAGTAATCATGATGTTAATATGCTACAAATGGGTCGATATCCGTGGTCCATAAAGCGTCGTATTTTAAGTGATGTAGGACATGTATCTAATGAAGATGCAGCCATTGCAATGAGCGAGGTTGTGTTTGAAAAGCCAACGAATATTTATTTATCGCATTTAAGTAAAGATAATAATATGAAAGAGCTTGCGCGCATGAGTGTTTCACAAACGCTACAATCTTGTGGAATTATTGCAGGTGAGTATGTCCATTTATTAGATACAGATGCTGAGGAGCCAACAAAGCTAGTAACGGTTTAA
- a CDS encoding S1C family serine protease — translation MSYFNEDDKNSDFLNNDEIQKSPLQERLEREEKEMQEKRSKKKGGGSGGGGGKGGYFFSGLVGVIIGALLVWLMLPGLVNQMPGTTTGSSGKNDETTINQVATEVTTDVTSAVDKASGAVVGITNIQEVTSGGFWNQQTTQDTETGSGSGVIYKVDGDKAFIVTNNHVIEGAKQLEVTMQDGSKEEAQLVGSDVWTDLAVISISSKNVKTVATFGNSDVLKQGETVIAIGNPLGLEFYGSVTTGVVSGKDRSVPVDLNGDKVADWQQEVLQTDAAINPGNSGGALVNLAGELVGINSMKIAESSVEGLGFSIPINSAIPIIEELERNGEMKRPTMGISLVDLTDVPAFYQQQTLKLPQDITTGVVITDVVGNSPASKAGVQQYDVIVEMDGDKIETSIDLRKHLYNDKKIGDELTMKVYRQGKLVEVTLTLTNSDSL, via the coding sequence ATGAGTTATTTTAACGAAGATGATAAAAACAGTGATTTTCTAAATAATGATGAAATACAGAAATCACCTCTACAAGAGAGACTTGAACGTGAGGAAAAGGAAATGCAAGAGAAGCGTTCCAAAAAGAAAGGTGGAGGCAGTGGAGGTGGAGGCGGTAAAGGTGGCTATTTCTTTAGTGGACTAGTTGGTGTAATCATTGGTGCTTTACTCGTTTGGCTAATGCTTCCTGGACTTGTCAATCAAATGCCAGGGACAACAACAGGCAGTTCTGGCAAAAATGATGAGACAACCATCAACCAAGTAGCTACAGAAGTAACGACCGATGTCACAAGTGCAGTTGATAAAGCTTCAGGTGCTGTTGTAGGGATAACTAATATTCAAGAAGTGACAAGCGGCGGTTTTTGGAATCAGCAAACAACACAAGATACAGAAACAGGAAGCGGCTCAGGTGTTATTTATAAAGTAGATGGTGATAAAGCCTTCATCGTAACAAATAATCACGTAATTGAAGGGGCAAAACAATTAGAAGTAACAATGCAAGATGGCTCAAAAGAAGAGGCACAATTAGTCGGAAGCGACGTTTGGACAGACTTAGCAGTTATTTCAATCAGCTCGAAAAATGTTAAAACAGTTGCGACATTTGGTAACTCAGATGTACTAAAACAAGGTGAAACAGTTATTGCTATCGGGAATCCACTAGGATTAGAATTTTATGGCTCTGTTACAACAGGTGTTGTTTCAGGTAAAGATCGTTCTGTACCAGTTGATTTAAATGGCGACAAAGTAGCTGACTGGCAACAAGAAGTATTACAAACAGATGCAGCTATAAACCCAGGTAATAGTGGTGGTGCCCTAGTGAACCTAGCTGGTGAATTAGTAGGTATTAACTCCATGAAAATTGCTGAATCCTCTGTGGAAGGTTTAGGCTTCTCAATTCCGATTAACTCAGCAATTCCAATTATTGAAGAACTAGAACGCAACGGTGAAATGAAACGTCCAACAATGGGTATTTCACTAGTTGATTTAACAGACGTACCAGCATTCTATCAACAACAAACATTAAAATTACCTCAAGACATTACAACAGGTGTTGTCATTACAGATGTTGTTGGCAACTCACCTGCTTCAAAAGCGGGCGTACAACAATATGATGTTATTGTTGAAATGGATGGCGATAAGATTGAAACATCAATTGATTTACGTAAACACTTGTATAACGACAAAAAAATTGGTGATGAATTAACAATGAAAGTATATCGCCAAGGTAAATTAGTTGAAGTGACATTAACATTAACAAATAGCGATTCATTGTAG
- a CDS encoding CxxH/CxxC protein, which translates to MEKYSCEKHIEHALDMFVAEQKVFPIMDKVQEEKKLSTKCSYCELPAEYIVSSK; encoded by the coding sequence ATGGAAAAATACAGTTGTGAAAAGCATATAGAGCACGCTTTAGACATGTTTGTCGCGGAGCAAAAAGTATTCCCAATTATGGATAAAGTACAAGAGGAAAAAAAGTTATCCACAAAATGTAGTTACTGTGAACTGCCAGCAGAATATATTGTATCAAGTAAATAA